A genomic segment from Colletotrichum higginsianum IMI 349063 chromosome 5, whole genome shotgun sequence encodes:
- a CDS encoding 3-isopropylmalate dehydratase — MPVAEGNPQTLYDKVLQAHVVDEKLDGTILLYIARLTKDLQQAFEGLKNAGRKVRRPDCTLATTDHNVPTSSRKGMKDIGSFIAEDDSRIQCMTLEENVKDFGLTYFGLGDKRQGIVHVIGPEQGFTLPGTTVVCGDSHTSTHGAFGALAFGIGTSEVEHVLATQCLITKRSKNMRIQVDGELAPGVSSKDVVLHAIGKIGTAGGTGAVIEFCGSVIRSLSMEARMSICNMSIEGGARAGMVAPDDITFEYLKNRPLAPKYNSDEWHRAVKYWKSLQSDADAKYDIDVFIDGKDIIPTVTWGTSPEDVIPITGSVPDPETFSTENKKAAGRRMLEYMGLTPGTPMEDIVVDKVFIGSCTNSRIEDLRAAAHVVKGKKIAANIKRAMVVPGSGLVKTQAEKEGLDKIFESAGFEWREAGCSMCLGMNPDILAAKERCASTSNRNFEGRQGAGSRTHLMSPVMAAAAAIVGKLADVRKLAGYKASPHIEAAITPDSEPHVDERVQESDSEKEAIADQPQDNEPHTNTSVSAGTSAGLPKFTNLKGIAAPLEMSNVDTDAIIPKQFLKTIKRTGLGKALFYALRFNEDGSENTDFVLNKEPYRNAKILVVTGPNFGCGSSREHAPWALNDFGIRCVIAPSYADIFFNNTFKNGMLPIIISDKEKLERIAAVARSGNEVEIDLPNQLIKDSDGNTLSTFDVEEFRKHCLINGLDDIGLTMQQNDKIADYERRMSQLTPWLDGTGYLKRDPKTGRLLAKAVPVPKTNRGETKTEPLEW; from the exons ATGCCAGTTGCCGAAGGTAACCCGCAGACTCTCTACGACAAGGTCCTCCAGGCCCACGTCGTAGATGAGAAGCTGGACGGCACTATTCTGCTGTACATTG CTCGGCTAACAAAGGACCTGCAGCAAGCCTTCGAGGGTCTAAAGAACGCCGGCCGCAAAGTCCGTCGCCCGGACTGCACTCTTGCGACCACCGATCAC AATGTCCCCACATCGTCGCGGAAAGGCATGAAGGACATCGGCTCCttcatcgccgaggacgatTCCCGAATCCAGTGCATGACCCTTGAGGAGAACGTCAAGGACTTTGGCCTCACCTActtcggccttggcgacAAGCGACAGGGTATCGTCCACGTCATCGGCCCCGAACAGGGCTTCACTCTGCCCGGCACCACCGTTGTGTGCGGTGACAGCCACACCTCGACCCACGGCGCCTTCGGTGCCCTGGCCTTCGGCATCGGCACCAGCGAGGTCGAGCACGTCCTGGCCACCCAGTGCTTGATCACCAAGAGGAGCAAGAACATGCGGATacaggtcgacggcgagctggcccCCGGCGTCAGCTCCAAGGACGTCGTCCTGCACGCCATTGGCAAGAtcggcaccgccggcggcaccggcgccgtcatcgagtTCTGCGGCTCCGTCATCCGCAGCCTCAGCATGGAGGCCCGCATGTCTATCTGCAACATGTCCATCGAGGGTGGCGCGAGAGCCGGTATGGTCGCCCCCGACGACATCACCTTCGAGTACCTCAAGAACCGTCCCCTGGCCCCCAAGTACAACTCGGACGAGTGGCACCGCGCCGTCAAGTACTGGAAGTCTCTGCAgtccgacgccgacgccaagtACGACATCGACGTCTTCATCGACGGCAAGGACATCATCCCCACCGTCACCTGGGGCACGAGTCCCGAGGACGTCATCCCCATTACCGGCAGCGTCCCCGACCCCGAGACTTTCTCCACTGAGaacaagaaggccgccggccGCAGGATGCTTGAGTACATGGGCCTGACCCCCGGAACCCCCATGGAAGAtatcgtcgtcgacaaggtcTTCATCGGCTCCTGCACAAATTCCCGCATCGAGGAcctgcgcgccgccgcccacgtcgtcaagggcaagaagatcGCTGCCAACATCAAGCGCGCCATGGTCGTTCCTGGCTCCGGTCTCGTCAAGAcccaggccgagaaggagggtcTTGACAAGATCTTTGAGAGCGCGGGCTTTGAGTGGCGCGAGGCTGGCTGCAGTATGTGCTTGGGCATGAACCCCGATATCCTTGCCGCCAAGGAGAGATGCGCTTCCACCAGCAACCGAAACTTCGAGGGCCGCCAGGGTGCCGGATCCCGCACCCACCTCATGTCCCCCGTCatggctgccgccgccgccatcgtcggcaagCTCGCTGATGTCCGAAAGCTTGCGGGATACAAGGCCAGCCCTCACATTGAGGCCGCCATCACCCCCGACAGCGAGCCCCACGTCGACGAGCGCGTGCAGGAGAGCGACTCGGAGAAGGAAGCCATCGCCGACCAGCCCCAGGACAACGAGCCCCACACCAAcacctccgtctcggccggtACGTCTGCCGGGCTCCCCAAGTTCACCAACCTCAAGGGCATCGCCGCCCCACTGGAGATGTCCAATGTCGACACCGACGCCATCATCCCCAAGCAGTTCCTGAAGACCATCAAGCGCACTGGCCTCGGCAAGGCTCTCTTCTATGCCTTGCGCTTTAACGAGGACGGTTCCGAGAACACCGACTTCGTTCTCAACAAGGAGCCTTACCGCAACGCCAagatcctcgtcgtcaccggcCCCAACTTTGGCTGCGGATCCTCGAGAGAGCACGCCCCCTGGGCCCTCAACGACTTTGGCATCCGCTGTGTCATTGCCCCCTCGTACGCCGACatcttcttcaacaacacGTTCAAGAACGGCATGCtgcccatcatcatctcggacaaggagaagctcgagagAATCGCCGCCGTGGCGCGCTCCGGcaacgaggtcgagatcGATCTGCCCAACCAGCTCATCAAGGACTCGGACGGCAACACCCTCTCCACCTTCGACGTTGAGGAATTCCGGAAGCACTGCCTCAtcaacggcctcgacgacatcggtCTGACCATGCAGCAGAACGACAAGATCGCTGACTACGAGCGCCGCATGTCCCAGCTCACCCCCTGGCTCGACGGCACCGGCTACCTCAAGAGAGACCCCAAAACGGGCCGTCTCCTTGCCAAGGCCGTCCCTGTCCCCAAGACGAACCGGGGCGAGACCAAGACGGAACCCCTCGAGTGGTGA